GGCCACGACAGCATGGCGGGGTCGAAGTCCAGGCCCAGGCGCAAACAGAGCGTCCGAAGCATTGCCTCGGGGTCGGCCAGCAGGGTGGCTGAGTCGACGACCACCGGGTCTTCTCCCTCGGCCAGGATCGAGTCCAACAGGTCGACCTGGATGGGTAGTCCGGTATCGGCCACGTTCACGTCGGGGACGTTCTTGGCAAACGAGGTCACCACCCGGGCCGGGTCCCGGATGAGGAGGATGTTGCGGCATGCGCCCAGGAATCCCCGGTCCAGGTCCACGAAGTGCTTGGCCATCTGCTTGAAGAAAGCGACGGGGGTGGGGTGCCTGCCCAGGATCACGTCGCGGACCACTGCCTCACCGTCCGGGTTCTGGCTGGCCAGCACGTCGTCGCGGCCCGGGTGGTCCCGACCGGTGACCCGCAGGTAGTGGGCGTAGATGGGCTCGTCGAACACGGTGGTGTCGGAGCGCTGCCGGAAGGCGTACATGAACGACGTGGAGATGTTCCGGGGCCCGGACCAGCAGTTGATGCGTAGCGTCATCCCGGCTCGCCCTCTGCTACCACATCGGCCTCGACGGCCTCCAGGTACAGGCTCCGGAGGCGGGCCGTGACGGGACCCGGACGACCGTCGCCGATCGTCCTCCCGTCGACTTCGATCACCGGGGTGAGTCCACCGAACGTGCCGGTGACGAAGGCCTCGTCGGCTGAGTAGACATCGTCCAGCGAAAACGGGACCTGGTGGGCGGCCAACCCGGCCTGGGGTGCCACCTCGAGGACGACCTGCCGGGTGATCCCGTTGAGGTTGTAGTCCCCGGTCGACGTCCAGACGCCTCCCTCCCGGATGACGAAGAAGTTGGTGGCGTTGCACGTGGCCACGGCGCCTGTGGTGTCCAGCATGAGCGCCTCGTCGGCGCCCGCTTTTACGGCCTGGATGAGGGCGATGACCTCGTGCAGCTTGGAGTGGCAGTTCAGCCGCTGGTCCAGGGTGTCAGGCGGTGGACGGCGCACGGTGGCCGTGAACAGGGTGATGCCGCTTTCGACGACCGCAGGATCGGCCGTCTTGTATTCGGCGATGATCACCACGTTGGGCCCACCGACCGCGTTGGAGGGATGCTGGGAGGGCGTTTTCTTGTCACCCCGGGTGACCATGAGCCGCACGTGAGCGTCGTCGTGCATGTCGTTGTGTCGGACGGTGGCGTACAGGGCTTCGGTCACCTGGTCTCGGTCCAGGCCCGGGTCCAGATCAGCGGCCGTTAGGCCAGCGAAGAGGCGGTCCAGGTGGCGGTCCAGGAAGGCGAAGCGGTCGTGGTGGAGGCGGAGGCCTTC
This Acidimicrobiales bacterium DNA region includes the following protein-coding sequences:
- a CDS encoding sulfotransferase; its protein translation is MTLRINCWSGPRNISTSFMYAFRQRSDTTVFDEPIYAHYLRVTGRDHPGRDDVLASQNPDGEAVVRDVILGRHPTPVAFFKQMAKHFVDLDRGFLGACRNILLIRDPARVVTSFAKNVPDVNVADTGLPIQVDLLDSILAEGEDPVVVDSATLLADPEAMLRTLCLRLGLDFDPAMLSWPAGPKPEDGVWAEHWYASTHRSSGFQAGHPSAEPVPDHLQPVIDEARPHYDRLLEHALVA
- a CDS encoding aminotransferase class IV; the protein is MSRSTHQALADERNASVEVYINGEFFPRDEARISVFDSGFLVGDGIWEGLRLHHDRFAFLDRHLDRLFAGLTAADLDPGLDRDQVTEALYATVRHNDMHDDAHVRLMVTRGDKKTPSQHPSNAVGGPNVVIIAEYKTADPAVVESGITLFTATVRRPPPDTLDQRLNCHSKLHEVIALIQAVKAGADEALMLDTTGAVATCNATNFFVIREGGVWTSTGDYNLNGITRQVVLEVAPQAGLAAHQVPFSLDDVYSADEAFVTGTFGGLTPVIEVDGRTIGDGRPGPVTARLRSLYLEAVEADVVAEGEPG